A single window of Aythya fuligula isolate bAytFul2 chromosome Z, bAytFul2.pri, whole genome shotgun sequence DNA harbors:
- the RAB27B gene encoding ras-related protein Rab-27B isoform X1, with the protein MDARRAPKLLASRRFLKISTMTDGDYDYLIKLLALGDSGVGKTTFLYRYTDNKFNPKFITTVGIDFREKRVVYNSRGPNGSPGKAFKVHLQLWDTAGQERFRSLTTAFFRDAMGFLLMFDLTSQQSFLNVRNWMSQLQANAYCENPDIVLIGNKADLSDQREVNERQAKDLADKYGIPYFETSAATGQNVEKAVDTLLDLIMKRMEQCVDKTQVSDTANGGSSGKLDSAKPEEKKCAC; encoded by the exons GTTCCTAAAAATTAGCACTATGACTGATGGAGACTACGATTATCTGATCAAACTCCTGGCCCTTGGAGACTCTGGGGTTGGCAAAACCACCTTCCTCTACAGATACACCGACAACAAATTCAATCCCAAATTCATCACGACAGTAGGGATAGATTTTCGGGAAAAACGAGTG GTGTACAATAGCAGAGGACCAAATGGATCTCCAGGAAAAGCCTTCAAGGTGCATCTCCAGCTTTGGGACACCGCTGGACAGGAAAG aTTTCGAAGCCTCACCACAGCGTTTTTCAGAGATGCTATGGGCTTTTTACTGATGTTTGATCTCACCAGTCAACAGAGCTTCTTAAATGTCAGAAATTGGATGA gTCAGCTGCAAGCCAATGCGTATTGTGAGAACCCAGATATCGTGTTAATTGGTAATAAAGCGGATTTATCCGACCAGCGGGAGGTAAATGAAAGGCAAGCAAAAGATCTGGCGGACAAATACGG CATCCCCTACTTCGAAACAAGTGCTGCTACCGGCCAGAACGTGGAGAAGGCCGTGGACACGCTGCTGGACTTGATAATGAAACGGATGGAGCAGTGCGTGGACAAGACGCAGGTCTCCGACACGGCCAACGGGGGAAGCTCGGGGAAGCTGGATTCAGCAAAACCGGAGGAGAAGAAGTGTGCCTGCTAA
- the RAB27B gene encoding ras-related protein Rab-27B isoform X2, with protein sequence MTDGDYDYLIKLLALGDSGVGKTTFLYRYTDNKFNPKFITTVGIDFREKRVVYNSRGPNGSPGKAFKVHLQLWDTAGQERFRSLTTAFFRDAMGFLLMFDLTSQQSFLNVRNWMSQLQANAYCENPDIVLIGNKADLSDQREVNERQAKDLADKYGIPYFETSAATGQNVEKAVDTLLDLIMKRMEQCVDKTQVSDTANGGSSGKLDSAKPEEKKCAC encoded by the exons ATGACTGATGGAGACTACGATTATCTGATCAAACTCCTGGCCCTTGGAGACTCTGGGGTTGGCAAAACCACCTTCCTCTACAGATACACCGACAACAAATTCAATCCCAAATTCATCACGACAGTAGGGATAGATTTTCGGGAAAAACGAGTG GTGTACAATAGCAGAGGACCAAATGGATCTCCAGGAAAAGCCTTCAAGGTGCATCTCCAGCTTTGGGACACCGCTGGACAGGAAAG aTTTCGAAGCCTCACCACAGCGTTTTTCAGAGATGCTATGGGCTTTTTACTGATGTTTGATCTCACCAGTCAACAGAGCTTCTTAAATGTCAGAAATTGGATGA gTCAGCTGCAAGCCAATGCGTATTGTGAGAACCCAGATATCGTGTTAATTGGTAATAAAGCGGATTTATCCGACCAGCGGGAGGTAAATGAAAGGCAAGCAAAAGATCTGGCGGACAAATACGG CATCCCCTACTTCGAAACAAGTGCTGCTACCGGCCAGAACGTGGAGAAGGCCGTGGACACGCTGCTGGACTTGATAATGAAACGGATGGAGCAGTGCGTGGACAAGACGCAGGTCTCCGACACGGCCAACGGGGGAAGCTCGGGGAAGCTGGATTCAGCAAAACCGGAGGAGAAGAAGTGTGCCTGCTAA